A window of Neorhizobium galegae bv. orientalis str. HAMBI 540 genomic DNA:
ACATATCGGGCGTCAGGCGGCGGTAGGAGTTCACATAGGGCGCCATCATCGCCAGCGTCTTCGGCACATAGGTCTGCATGCCGCCGATGAAGTGGAAAAATTCCTTGGAAGCCGAGCCGTCCGGGTTCGAGAAGACGTTCTTGCCGGTCTTGATGTCGACCACCGACTGGTGGATGTGCATTGCCGAACCCGCCTGGCCCTGCATCGGCTTCGCCATGAACGTGGCGTAGATGCCGTGTTTCATGGCCGCCTCGCGGATGGTGCGCTTGAACATGAACACCTGGTCGGCGAGTTCGATCGGATCGCCATGGCGCAGGTTGATTTCGAGCTGCGCCGGGCCTTCCTCGTGGATCAGCGTATCGATCTCGAGGCCCTGCTTTTCCGAGAAATGGTAGATGTCGTCGATCAGCTCGTCGAATTCGTTGATGCCGGCGATCGAATAACCCTGGCCGCCGAGGATGGAACGGCCAGACCGGCCTTTCGGCGGGTGCAGCGGATAGTCCGGGTCATCGTTCTTGGCGACGAGATAAAATTCGATTTCCGGCGCCACGACCGGCTTCCAGCCACGCTCCTCATAGAGTTTGAGGATGTTCTTCAGCACGTTGCGCGGCGTATAGGGAACCGCCTTGCCTTCGGTATCGACGATGTCGCAAATCACCTGTGCGGTCGGGTCGGTTTCCCAGGGCACGACCGAAAGCGTCGAAAGATCCGGCACCAGCTTCAAATCGCTGTCGCGCGGCTCGTAGCGGAACGTGCCGGTCTCCTCGGGGTATTCGCCGGAAATGGTGTGCCGGTAGAGGGCGGACGGCAGTGCCAGCGAGGTATTCGATGTGAACTTCGAAGAGGGCATCATCTTGCCGCGCGGCACGCCGGCGAGATCGGGCGTGATGCACTCGATATCCTCTATCCCTCGAGCCCGAAGCCACGCGGCGGCCTCCCGCCAGTCCGCGACACCTCTGAGCGAAGTGAGCGTCGGCTGGGCAGTCGCGGCTTTCGCCACGGTGCCGGTTGCGAGGGCGGGAGCGTTTTTTTTGCGCGGCATGACACATCGGGGTGAGGTTGATCGGATGTTCCATCATAACCACGGATTGGCGAATGGCGAGGGGGAGACGCCATTGACTTTGAGTTGCCGATCGAAAACAGCAGATATTGAAACAAGGAGCATGCGGTGACGCGGAAATTCGATGTCGTGGTTCTGGGCGCCGGCGGGGCGGGCATGATGTGCGCCATTCGCGCAGGCGGGCGCGGCCGTTCGGTGCTCGTGCTCGATCACGCCAAGTCGCCGGGCGAGAAGATCCGCATTTCCGGCGGCGGACGCTGCAACTTCACCAATATCCATGCAAGCGCGAAAAACTATCTCTCAGCCAACCCGCATTTCGCCAAATCGGCGCTGGCGCGTTACACGCCGCGCGATTTTCTGGACATGGTCGAACGCCACGGCATCGCCTGGCACGAAAAGACGCTTGGCCAACTCTTCTGCGACGACAGCGCCAAAGACATTATTCGCATGCTGTTGTCCGAGATGAAGGCGGCGAACGTCGTGCTCGAACTGCAGAAGCAGGTCACGTCGATCGAAAAGGCGCCAGAGGGTTTCCGCATCGGCACGTCCGATGGACCGGTGGAGGCGGCATCCCTGGTGGTTGCGACCGGCGGCAAGTCGATCCCGAAGATGGGCGCCACCGGTTTTGCCTACGATATCGCCCGGCAGTTCGAGCTGAAGATCGTCGAGACGCGGCCGGCGCTCGTGCCGCTGACGCTCGATCCGAACCTGCTCGAAAAGCTCTCGCCACTTTCCGGCATCGCGGTGCCGGCCGAGGTCCGCCACGGCAGGACGGCGTTTCGCGAGGCACTGCTCTTCACCCACCGGGGCTTGAGTGGCCCGTCGATCCTGCAGATCTCGTCCTATTGGCGGGAAGGGGATGACGTGACGCTGGTCATCGAGCCCGACCTCGATATCGCAGCGATGCTCAAGACAGCCCGAAAGGCCAACGGTCGCCAGGCCGCGCAGACGGTGCTGGCGGAGGTGCTGCCGAAACGGCTGGCGCAATTCTTCGTCGAGGCGCGCGGCCTGACAGCCCATCTCGCCGATCTTCCCGACAAGGCGATCGAGGGTCTGGCGGCTTCCATCCAGACCTGGGCCATCCGGCCCGCCGGCTCCGAAGGTTACCGGACGGCCGAGGTGACGCTCGGCGGCATCGATACGTCCGAACTGGACTCGAAGACAATGCAGGCAAAGGCAGTATCCGGCCTTTATTTCATCGGCGAATGCGTGGATGTGACCGGCTGGCTCGGCGGCTACAATTTCCAATGGGCCTGGGCTTCGGGCCATGTTTGTGGGGACGCATTGTAGTATAGGTTGATTCAGCAGTTGTTAATGTGAGCGCCCCATCCTGCCTTAATGCCAGCCAATTCCTGTGGTTTAAGGCGGGCATGCGCTTCCTGCCGGTGGCGGCTGGAGCGCCAGAGCAACTTGCCTTGGAGTGCCGTTTCCATGCAGAGACCCAGCCGTGCCCGTGCAATCGCAATCGCTTTGATCCAGGACGAGGCAAAGCTGAGGCGGCTCAGGCTGCTGGCCATCGCGATCGGCGCCACTGCAGCGCTGCTGTCGCTTCCCGCGCTATTCTACTGAGCCATCTGCTATTTGATGACCGCACGTGGACGCACCTGAACGGGCTTTCGCGGGCGATGCTCAATGTTCTGGCACCCCACGATTCTCGCCAATAACTTGTATATTCTAATTCAGTAATTTTTTACGTGTAGAGAGAATAGTGGACCAACTACCCTGTGGAGAAATTGGTCCATGTCGAAAGTACTGCCGTCGTCCGTGGTATCGCGGATAGTTCTTCTATGTCTGTTCCTGATTTTCGTAGCTGTTTCGGCGGTTGGCGGGCTCAACTATGTCTTCCTGCGGGGCGACATCATGGACAGCGCGAAGAACGATGCCCGCGAGGCGATACGGGTAATGGGGCTGCTTTACGACCTCGAACTGCAAGGCGCCAAGACGGATATCCGGGATGGGATCGTCGTGCGTGTGGCCCAGGGCGAAGGCGCCCTCAAGGGTTACGAGCTGGTCGATCGAACCGCGAGCGCGATCGGCGGCGTCGCCACGGTCTTCGAAAAGAGAGGCAGCGAATACGTCCGCATCTCGACCAACCTGAAAACAGAGAAGGGCGAGCGCGCCGTCGGCACCAAACTCGCAGCCGATCATCCGGCGCAACCCTTCCTCGCCCGCGGCGAGGCCTACTTCGGTCCGGCGGTGCTGTTCGGCAAGGATTTCATGACGGGGTATTTCCCGATCACCAACGCCTCCAACACGATGACCGGCCTGCTGTTCATCGGTATTCCGATGGAGTTCTATTTCGCCCATATCGTCAGCTCGAGTTATGTCGTCATCAGCAGTTCGCTGATCGCGATGATTGCCGTCGGGCTTGTAAGCCTGTTCGGGCTGCGCGTGTTGCTCAACCCGCTCGGCGTGCTGACGGGCACTGTGCGCAGTCTCTCCGAAGGGGATGACGCTACTGAAATCCCCTATGCCGAACGCCGCGACGAATTCGGCAATATCGCCCGCGCCCTGGAAGTCTTCCGGGATGCCGGTCACGAGAAACGGCTGATGGAGAGCCGCAGCGCCGAGGATCGAGCCGAAGCGGAGGCCGAGCGCCGCCGCAACGACGCCGAAAAGCAGCGCGTCGACCGCCAGATCGACACGGCCGTCAGCGAGTTGGGTGGGGCCCTGGCCCGCCTGGCTCAGGGCGATCTGTCGAGCACCATTGAGACGCAGTTCTCGGGTCGGTTGGAACAGCTCCGCAGCGACTTCAACGGCTCCATCGTCCGGCTGCGCGATACGCTTTCTCACATCCGACAAAGCACGCTCTCCATCCAGAAAAGCAGTGCCGACCTCAGCCATTCCTCGACCGAGCTTTCACGCAGGACGGAAACTCAGGCAGCCTCGCTCGAAGAGACGGCGGCTTCCGTCGACGAGATCACCGCGACGGTCCGTTCATCGGCCGAGCGCGCCCACGAGGCCAACCGGGCCGTGGCGCTCACCAAGAAGAGTGCCGACAGTTCCGGCAGCGTGGTGAGCAGTGCGGTCGCCGCGATGGAACGTATCGAGGAAGCTTCGGGCAAGATCGAGCTGATCATCGAGGTGATCGACGACATCGCTTTCCAGACCAACCTCCTGGCACTCAACGCCGGCATCGAGGCGGCCCGGGCCGGTGATGCCGGCAAGGGTTTTGCGGTCGTAGCGCAGGAAGTTCGCGAACTGGCGCAACGTTCCGCCAGTGCCGCCAAGGAGATCAAGGACCTTATCACCCAGTCGAGCCGGGAAGTCGGCGCCGGCGCCGGCCTCGTGCAGCAGGCGGGTGAAGTGCTGGCGGCGATCAGCCAGCAGATCACCGGCGTCAGCCAGCATGTGGAAATGATTGCCACTGCCAGCCAGGATCAGTCGGCCGCTCTGCAAAACATCAACAATTCCGTCAACCGCATGGACCAGATGACCCAGCAGAACGGCGCGATGGTCGGCGAAACCACGGAAGCGAGCCGACGCCTTGCAAGCGAAGCGGATGCCCTGCTTGAACTGGTAGAGCAGTTCCGCATCGATGCGAACAGTCGCTCCCGTTATCCTCGCGCTGCGTAATATTTGCGGATGTCAAAGTAGGGGTGATGCCGCCTTTACGTCTGCCCCTGAGCCGCAGCAGGTCAGCGAACCAGCTCGGATAGGGCTGGGCGTAACGTTCATAGAAATCGTTTTCCGCGGCTATATCGCGACGGATGGACTTTGTTCCGAAGGGATAGGAAAAGGCGGCTGCGACGATGTTCTCATACATCGGAATTCCTCCGTTTGTGGAAATCGTCTCCTTTACTAAACCCAAAAAACTGCTTCTTGTATCGCCTAATCCCCGCTATGCTTTTCACCCATGA
This region includes:
- a CDS encoding BaiN/RdsA family NAD(P)/FAD-dependent oxidoreductase, which encodes MTRKFDVVVLGAGGAGMMCAIRAGGRGRSVLVLDHAKSPGEKIRISGGGRCNFTNIHASAKNYLSANPHFAKSALARYTPRDFLDMVERHGIAWHEKTLGQLFCDDSAKDIIRMLLSEMKAANVVLELQKQVTSIEKAPEGFRIGTSDGPVEAASLVVATGGKSIPKMGATGFAYDIARQFELKIVETRPALVPLTLDPNLLEKLSPLSGIAVPAEVRHGRTAFREALLFTHRGLSGPSILQISSYWREGDDVTLVIEPDLDIAAMLKTARKANGRQAAQTVLAEVLPKRLAQFFVEARGLTAHLADLPDKAIEGLAASIQTWAIRPAGSEGYRTAEVTLGGIDTSELDSKTMQAKAVSGLYFIGECVDVTGWLGGYNFQWAWASGHVCGDAL
- a CDS encoding glutamine synthetase family protein — its product is MPRKKNAPALATGTVAKAATAQPTLTSLRGVADWREAAAWLRARGIEDIECITPDLAGVPRGKMMPSSKFTSNTSLALPSALYRHTISGEYPEETGTFRYEPRDSDLKLVPDLSTLSVVPWETDPTAQVICDIVDTEGKAVPYTPRNVLKNILKLYEERGWKPVVAPEIEFYLVAKNDDPDYPLHPPKGRSGRSILGGQGYSIAGINEFDELIDDIYHFSEKQGLEIDTLIHEEGPAQLEINLRHGDPIELADQVFMFKRTIREAAMKHGIYATFMAKPMQGQAGSAMHIHQSVVDIKTGKNVFSNPDGSASKEFFHFIGGMQTYVPKTLAMMAPYVNSYRRLTPDMSAPVNNAWGYDNRTTAFRVPVSDANARRVENRLPSSDANPYLALAASLGCGLLGIMNAIEPGPPTEDTANEGSIELPRGLLEAVSLLESDPALAGVFSSEFIGLYAGVKRGEFETFMQVISPWEREFLLLNV
- a CDS encoding methyl-accepting chemotaxis protein; its protein translation is MSKVLPSSVVSRIVLLCLFLIFVAVSAVGGLNYVFLRGDIMDSAKNDAREAIRVMGLLYDLELQGAKTDIRDGIVVRVAQGEGALKGYELVDRTASAIGGVATVFEKRGSEYVRISTNLKTEKGERAVGTKLAADHPAQPFLARGEAYFGPAVLFGKDFMTGYFPITNASNTMTGLLFIGIPMEFYFAHIVSSSYVVISSSLIAMIAVGLVSLFGLRVLLNPLGVLTGTVRSLSEGDDATEIPYAERRDEFGNIARALEVFRDAGHEKRLMESRSAEDRAEAEAERRRNDAEKQRVDRQIDTAVSELGGALARLAQGDLSSTIETQFSGRLEQLRSDFNGSIVRLRDTLSHIRQSTLSIQKSSADLSHSSTELSRRTETQAASLEETAASVDEITATVRSSAERAHEANRAVALTKKSADSSGSVVSSAVAAMERIEEASGKIELIIEVIDDIAFQTNLLALNAGIEAARAGDAGKGFAVVAQEVRELAQRSASAAKEIKDLITQSSREVGAGAGLVQQAGEVLAAISQQITGVSQHVEMIATASQDQSAALQNINNSVNRMDQMTQQNGAMVGETTEASRRLASEADALLELVEQFRIDANSRSRYPRAA